Part of the bacterium BMS3Abin02 genome is shown below.
GAACTCGAACGCGTACGAGAGGCATTCGTCGCGCACCGGGCAGCCTCCACAAACCGCCTTGGCACGTGTCGACGACGCATCTTCTCCAGGGAAGAAAACACTTGGGTCCATACCGACGCACGAGGCATCGCGACGCCAGCCTTCTGATGTTGAGTCTAGGAGTGGATACACGCTGACTCCCGAACATCTGTTCCCCAATAATGCTACCCCCGTTCCCGGTTTGTAGTCTCCGAAGATGCGGTTTCCCGATTACCAGGGCGGCGGACTCGTCAACCTCGTCGCCGAGGTCGAGCGAAGGCTCACCGGTGCAGCGCCTTCACCCGGCCTGTCCCGACCCATCGCCTCGACCTTCCCCGAGGCGCAGAGCTACGTATTCGTGCTGTTCGACGGCCTTGGAGACGTTCAGCTCGAACATCCCAACGCCAAGGCGCTTCTCGCGTCGCGAGTCGGAGCTCTGGACACCTCCTTCTCCACTCAGACCACCGTGAACACCTCCACACTCGCCACCGGACTCCCGCCTTCGCAACACGGATTGATTGCATACCAGCTCCGTCTGGACACGTCCGTGCTGAACACCATCTACTGGTACCTGGACGACGGAAAGGCCTGCGACGTCGATCCGGCGACCTTCCTCCCCGCGCCCAACCTGTCCGAGCGACTCGCACATGCCGGGCTCCGGGTGGTCGCAACCGAGCCGGAGGCGTTCCTCGAAAGCCCTCTCGATCGCATGCTCTATCGCGGATCGACGGTGGTGGGAGTTGCAGACGCGGGTGTTGATGCGGCCCTGGATGCCGTGCGAACACCTGGCACGTTGGCACTCGTCTACGTGCCACATGTGGATGCCGCCGGACACACGGCCGGACAGAGCTCAGATCTGTATGCCGACGCAGTTCGCCATGTCTCCGAGATCTGGAGCGAGATCATCGCCCGGCTTCCTCGAGGAGTCGCAGCCGTCGGGACTGCCGATCACGGACATGTCGACATCGCCGACGACCACCGCATAGACCTCCCGCAGCACGATGATCTGATCCTGTACGGCGACAACCGCATCGTCTACGTCTCGGGCCCGCCGTCGGCAGGGGCCGACCTTGCTCGATCGCTCCCCGCCACATGGGTTCCCGTTTCGCAGCTCGAAGGGATCTGGGGCCCTGAGCCCTACCATCCCCGATTCGCCGAACGGCTGCCCGACGGCCTCCTGATCGCCGACGATGGATACGCTCTGGTTCCCCATGGAACTGTCGACACGATGGTCGGTC
Proteins encoded:
- a CDS encoding type I phosphodiesterase / nucleotide pyrophosphatase; this translates as MRFPDYQGGGLVNLVAEVERRLTGAAPSPGLSRPIASTFPEAQSYVFVLFDGLGDVQLEHPNAKALLASRVGALDTSFSTQTTVNTSTLATGLPPSQHGLIAYQLRLDTSVLNTIYWYLDDGKACDVDPATFLPAPNLSERLAHAGLRVVATEPEAFLESPLDRMLYRGSTVVGVADAGVDAALDAVRTPGTLALVYVPHVDAAGHTAGQSSDLYADAVRHVSEIWSEIIARLPRGVAAVGTADHGHVDIADDHRIDLPQHDDLILYGDNRIVYVSGPPSAGADLARSLPATWVPVSQLEGIWGPEPYHPRFAERLPDGLLIADDGYALVPHGTVDTMVGHHGGVTEAELRIPLLVAS